The following are from one region of the Cervus canadensis isolate Bull #8, Minnesota chromosome 21, ASM1932006v1, whole genome shotgun sequence genome:
- the LOC122423439 gene encoding coiled-coil domain-containing protein 134 isoform X4 — translation MDLLQFLTSLSVLLLSGTGVTDTLRTSLDPSLEIYKKMFEVKRREQLLALKNLAQLNDVHQQYKILDVMLKGLFKVLEDSRTVLTAAGVLPDGPFPQDEKLKDAFSQVVENTAFFGDVVLRFPRIVHHYFDHNSNWNLLIRWGISFCNQSGVFDQGPHSPILSLMAQELGISEKHSDFQNPFKVDRTEFISSTDPFQKALREEEKRRKKEEKRKEIRKGPRISRSQSEL, via the exons ATGGACCTTCTTCAGTTCCTGACCTCCCTGTCTGTCCTGCTATTGTCTGGAACAGGAGTCACAGACACCCTGAGGACCTCCCTGGACCCGAGCCTGGAGATCT ACAAGAAGATGTTTGAGGTGAAGCGGCGGGAGCAGCTGTTGGCACTGAAAAACCTAGCACAGCTGAACGATGTCCACCAGCAGTACAAGATCCTGGATGTCATGCTCAAGGGGCTCTTTAAG GTGCTGGAGGACTCCCGGACAGTGCTCACTGCTGCAGGTGTGCTCCCAGATGGGCCCTTCCCCCAGGACGAGAAACTGAAGGATG CTTTCTCCCAAGTGGTGGAGAACACGGCCTTCTTCGGTGACGTGGTGCTGCGCTTCCCAAGGATCGTGCACCACTATTTTGACCACAACTCCAACTGGAACCTCCTCATCCGCTGGGGCATCAGCTTCTGCAACCAGTCGGGCGTCTTTGACCAGGGCCCCCACTCACCTATCCTCAGCCTG ATGGCCCAGGAGCTGGGGATCAGCGAGAAACACTCTGACTTCCAGAACCCATTTAAAGTAGACCGCACAGAG TTCATCTCTAGCACTGACCCTTTCCAGAAGGCCCTGAGGGAAGAGGAGAAACGccggaagaaagaagagaagcggaAAGAGATCCGAAAAGGCCCTCGGATCTCAAGATCACAGTCTGAGTTATAG